The Oscillospiraceae bacterium genome contains the following window.
GATTTTGCTCATAAAATTCACCTCATATTCAGCATTTTACCGTATTGACAAACGGGTTTCAAGCGAAAATGCGGGACTGTTTTACACTTCGGCCAAATTGTGCTAAAATAGAGAAAACGCCCCGAGAGGATGATCTTTATGCTGACCCTTCGCGGCCTTACCCTCACCGCCGCTGCGCCGCGCATCATCGTGCCGCTGTTCGCCCGCAGCCTTGACGCCCTGCGTCCTCTGGCCGCCGCCGCGCAGGCCGACCCCGCCGCCGAGCTGGTGGAGCTGCGCCTTGACCCGCTGCCCGCCGCCGACCACACCGCCGCGCTGGCGCTGGTGCGCAGCCTTACCGATAAGCCGCTTATCGTCACGATCCGCACCCGGGCCGAGGGCGGTGAGCTGGCCCTGACGCCCGATGCCTACGCAGCCTGCTGCCGCGCCCTGCTGGCCTGCGGCGGCGTGGATGTGCTGGACATTGAGTGGCGCGCCTGCGGCCCCCACCGCGATGCCCTGCGCAGCGCTGCCCGCGCCGCCGGGGCCGCCGCGCTTTTCAGCGAGCATCACTTTGACGGCACCCCCGCCACCGAGGCGATGACCGCCGCCCTGACCGGCATGGCGGACGCCGGGGCTGACATTGCCAAGCTTGCCGTTATGCCCCACACCGCCGCCGATGCCGCCCGCCTGCTGGAGGCCACCGCCTGCGCCATGGTCGCACGCCCCGGCACACCGCTTATCACGATGAGCATGGGCCAGCTGGGTGCCGTCACCCGCTTTTGCGGCGGGGCCTTCGGCAGCTGCGCCACCTTCGGCGTGACCTCCGGCACAGCCGCCAGCGCCCCCGGCCAGCCGCCCGCGGATCTGCTGAAGGCGAAGCTAATAACCGCGCACCTGTAACGCACCTGTAGGGGCCGGGCATGCCCGGCCCCTACGGCACTGCTGCAATAAAAAACGCCTGTTCTCAAAACAAAAAGCGCGTTCTCTCTTTGCCGGAGAGAACGCGCTGAATTTGTGCTAATGTAGCTTACTCAGCCTGAATAGCACCGGTGGGGCAGACGCCCTCGCAAGCGCCGCAATCGATGCAGGTGTCTGCATTGACAACAGCCTTGTCCTCCAGAGTGATTGCGCCAACAGGGCAGGTGTCAACACATGCACCGCAAGCAACGCAGGACTCGTTAACGGAATGAGCCATCATGTACTCCTTATCTCCGTGCTAGTTGTATATTTTGTACCTATCCGGCCCTGCACGGCTGCTCCCCGGATCGGCACACAGTCGGTTTGCTCTGCCTACTGCGTTATACATAGTGTATCATATCCGTTCGATTTTGGCAAGTGCCATATCTTGATTTTTTTCAGCGGTAAGACACAAGCAACTTCCTCAGCCGCAGGCCGTCAATCCTCCGGGTCAGCGGGCTGCGGCGCGCGCTTGCCGCCGCGGATATAGACACATTCCTCCCGCTTGTAAATGCGCGGTGCCAGGATCTCGACATTGGAGCGCACCTTCAGCGTACCGGCGACCACATTTGTTTCGATCACGGTCCCCTCGCCGTCCGGCGTGCGGACGATGCTGCCTACCTGCGGGGTGATGGAATTGAGGTACTCGTAGCTTTTCTGCTCATAGGCAAGGCAGCACATCAGCCGCCCGCAGGAGCCGCTGATCTTGGCGGGGTTCAGGCTCAGGCCCTGTTCCTTGGCCATCTTGATGGACACCGGCTGGAAGTTCTTCAGGAACCGGCTGCAGCAGAACGGCTGGCCGCACAGGCCCAGACCGCCAAGCATCTTGCTCTCATCGCGCACGCCGATCTGGCGCAGCTCGATGCGGGTGTGGAACTGCGATGCCAGGTCCTTGACCAGCTCGCGGAAATCGACCCGGTTGTCAGCGGTGAAATAAAACACCAGCTTGCTGCGGTCCAGCGTGTACTCGGCATCGACCAGCTTCATCTTCAGGCCGTGGGCGGCGATGCGCTGCTCGCAGATCTGGTAGGCCTGCTGCACATCGGCGCGGTTCTGGCGCATACGGCGCACATCCACGGCGTCTGCGATCCGAAGCACCGGCTTTACCTCGCGGGAAAAGCCCGGCACCTCATGTGCCGCGCGCACGACCTCGCCGCATTCGGTGCCGCGGGCCGTTGTGACGACCACAAAGTCGCCCTCCTTGATCTTGAACTCGCCCGGGTCAAAATAGTACGCCCGGCCATTTTCTTTAAATTTAACGGAAACTACTTTCATGGGTCGGTCCTTTTATTGTTGGTATATAAGAAAATAAGTGTAGGGGTCGGCGTCCCCGACGACCCGGGAACGCAGCGGCAGATGTTTATGTCAATTCCCCCGCCAGCACGGCGACATTCAACCGCAGGTTGCCGTTGCCCTGCAGGCTGCGGCGCGCCCCGGCGTCGGCCCGCAGGATCTTAGCGGCACCCTCGGGCGTCAGGCCGCCGCACTGCTCCTGCCCGTAGGCAGGGCGGCGCAGCACCGCACTGCACAGCTGGTCCAGCTGCCACAGCAGCGCGGCAAAGCCCTCCTTGTCGCGCTCATACTTTGTCAGCAGCGCCAGCGCCCGGTAGGTATCCCCCTGCGCCGCATAGCCGCACAGCGTTTTTGCCATGCCCAGCGCCGCCTTTGTCGGCGGGTCGTTCCAGCTTTTCAGCGCCGTGCCGATATGCCCCTCATACAGAAAGGCCAGCTCCCCGGCCGCAGCGGCAGGCAGCCGTTCGGCGCGCAGGTGGGCGGCACAGTCCGCCACCGGCACCGGTGCGATCGTATAGGCCGCACACCGGCTGCGAATGGTCGGCAGCACCACCGCTGCGCTGGGTGCCGTCAGCAAAAACAGCACCCCCTCGGGCGGCTCCTCAATGATCTTGAGCAGCGCATTGGCAGACGAGCCCTGCGTTCCGTTCAGGTTCTGCGCACCGTAGATGAACAGCACACGGCCCGCCGCATCGGTGGACAGCGCCGAGCGCTGGATCGCCTCGCGGGCCTCGCGGACCCTTTTGACGGGGATCTGCCCGCTGGCACCCTCGCCCCGCAGGGCCAGACACTCAGTATCTTCCCCCTTCAGCACGGCCTCGGCATGGGGGCCGCCCGCCGGGTAGAGGTAATCTGCCGCAAGGCAGCGCGCGGCAAAGCCCGCACCGCAGCCCGGCTCCCCCACCAGCAAAACCGCATGGGGCAGCCGCCCGCTGTGCAGCGCCGTGCCAAGCTCACGCTTGAGCGCGTCATTGCCGGCCAGGCGTTCGAGCATCACAGCTTCTCGAAACGCTCGACGTTCGTAACCATCACGGTAGCGCCGCCGACCGTGACCTCCATCGGCATGGCGCTCTCGATGCCCAGACCCATCGTGGCGGTGCCGGGCACGATCTCGGTGCGCTGCTTGCAGCACTTCGAGATTACATTGATGCAGTCATCGACACGCTCATCCTCGGTGCAGATCAGCAGCGTCATGTTGCCCGCCATCAAAAAGCCGCCGGTCGTGGCCAGACGGGTGACATAGAACTTGCTTTTCAGCAGCTCATTGCAGACATTTCTCGAATCTTCTTTATTGACGATCGCAGTGATCAGTTTCATAATACATTCGCCCTTTCTATCGGTAGTTTGGTATCCATGCAAAATCAGCGGTTGCGGTTTTCCCAGTCGCGGCGGCGCTTCCAGCTTGTCAGGGCATCGCGGCACCAGTCAAAGACCTCGCGTCCGTAGAACGCCAGAAAGCCGGACAGCCCCAGCACCAGACTGATCTTGGTCGCAAAGTCGCCCATCACAAAGCTGACGGCCCACAAGGCAAGCTCAAACCAGCCCAGATACTTCATTTTAAAGGGGATGATGCCGAACAGCAGCACCATCTGGTCCGGCCAAAGCCAGGTGTAAGCAAACAGCATGCTCTGGAAGATGGCGCTCGGCCCGGCCGAGCCGGTCAGGAAGCAGCCCACCCAGGCACCCAGCACGCCCAACGCCATAAACAGCGTCATCCGGAAATCGCCCCAGACGCGGGTCAGCGCGTTGCCGATCCAGAAGTAAAACACAAGGTTCAGCACGCCCAGCACGCCGCCCAGCCAGATGGGCTGAAACAAAAATGTGACAAGACGCCAGATCTGCCCCTGCAGCACCGAGATGCGGCTGAGCGAGATCATCGAGGCAAATTTCCAGTCGAACAGCAGCACGATCAGGCCCGCTGCCAGCTGACCGATCATCAGCCCGTTGATAAGGTACGGTATACCAAGGTTGCCATAGCGGCGTTCGAGTTTATCGATCCAGTTCATGGGAGAAGCCCTCCGTTGCATACAAATTTACAGAATATATTATAGCAATTCCGCGCGCAAAGTGCAACAATTCCCTGTCGAATCCCTTGCGGCAAACCGGAAAATGTGCTACGCTTTTATCTATAATAAGGAAACGAGGCCAAACATGGGACGTACATCCACCAAAGAAAACAAAAACAGCTACCAGCTTGCCCGCGAGGAACTGGGCCTCACCCGGGAAAAGGCCAGCGAGCTGCTGGAAACGATAGCCCCCGAGCGCATTGAAAAGATTGAAAACGAGCGCACCGTCCCCCGCCCCGATGAGGTGCTGACCATGGCCGAAAAATACAAGCGGCCCGCGCTGTGCAACTACTATTGCTCGCGCCAGTGCCCCATCGGCCGGGAGTATGTGCCGCAGGTCTCGGTGCGGGAGCTGTCCGCCATCGTGCTCGAGATGCTGGCCTCCCTGAACGCAATGGACAAGAAAAAGGAGCGCCTGATCGAGATCACTGCCGATGGCCAGATCTCCAGCGATGAGATCGATGACTTCATCCGCATCCGTCAGGAACTTGAGCGCATCTCGGTCACCGTCGAAACGCTGCAGCTCTGGACCGAGCGGATGCTCGCCAACGGCCAGATCGATGCCGAGGCCTACAAGGCCAAGCTGTCGCAGCCGTAAAACGCCGCCGCGCAGCCGCTATTTTCTCTGTCAGGAGAGAATAAAGCCCTCTATTTTTCTTTTTTCTACCTGTTTTTGCAATAAGCCGCATGCTAGAATCGTATTACACAGTAAGGCAGCCCCGATCGTCCCGACATCTCGAAGGTGGCTTGCCTGTCTGCAGCTTGTATCGACACGCAGAAAAAAGGAGATAGATCGTATGTTTACCCTGTTTGTCATTTTTGTTTTTGTCTGGCTTTTCGTCAAATCGGTCGGCTTGGCGTTTCATGTCACCTGGGGCCTTGCCAAAATTGCCGCCACGCTGCTCTTCGTCATCGCACTGCCGCTGCTGGTGGTTTTCGCCATTCTGGGCAGCCTGCTGCCGCTGCTGCTGCCTCTGGCTCTGGTAGCCGCCGCCTTCGGCATCCTGAAAAACTGCGCCTGATCGCGCAGGGCTTTTGCTGTTCCCCTTCCAACACAACGCCGCACGGTGTCTCCCGCCCCGGAAACCCCGCGCGGCGTTTTTGTGACTCCTTTTCCCCGCCTATCTACGCAAACACACCGGCCGCACCTTAGAAGCACCGCCATCCGCACAGCGCCCGCCAAATTTTCCAACTTCCCGCCCCCGAAGAATTGACAATCCCCGCTGCAGCTGGTATAATACTGTATACGCAATTTGCTTTGCACAGCCGACCGCCGAATAAGCAGATGTACTCAAGCGGTCGTAAGAGGGAGCACTCGAAAGTTTGCATCCGGCAGGTCACCTTGTCCGCAGGAAATCCCATAACGGCGGGCTTTATCGGGTGTCGCGTACTCAACTTTTCATCGTTATCTTGCATCGAAATCTCGCATTTTTCCAAACGCTGTGCGGGGCGGTGCGATAAAAACTAAATAAGCAGACGTATCGAAGCGGTCGTAACGAGATTGACTCGAAATCAAGCAGGCATTTTGGAAGTTGCTATTGATTTTCTAGCGAACCATCGTCAAAAACACGCCATTTTCTACAATTAAATATTTGCTGTTCTCTCCTACTTTTCTCTCCTTTTTCCGGAGAAGATTTTGGGGGATTACTATAGGGAGCATTACCCAAGAGGTCGAAGGGGTCGCACTCGAAATGCGATAGGGCGTTTGTAGCGCCGCCAGAGTTCAAATCTCTGATGCTCCGCCAATCAACGGTACAACGAGCTTTTTTAAGCACTTTGTACCGTTTTTTTTATGCAAAAAACGGAATTTTTGAGTTTGACAATTTCATAACAGGAGAGAAAACGCCCTGTTTTGGAGAGAAATCACATTTTTTTAAGTGTCATTTCCCGGATTTGAACCCATTCCAAGCCCGTTCAGCATCGCTTCTGCCGAAGAAACCTTGGAAGCGTAGTCCAAATGCGAATAAATATTCGCGGTGGTAGAGAAATCGCTGTGTCCCAGCCACTCCTGAATCATCTTCATCGGGACACCGTTTGCCAAAAGCAAACTGGCGCAAGAGTGGCGCAAATCGTGAAAGCGGATGCGCCGCAGATGATAATTTTGCAAGATAATCTGGAACGAATTGGAGAGATAATCCGGCTTGAGCAGATTGCCCATTGCGTCTACGCAGATGTAGTCTGCGTATTTTTTGTTGTAGCACCTACCGCACAGCTTGCGGTTTTCTTTCTGTTCCTCCTGCAAGGCCAGCAGCCGTTCCCGGAAAACCGGTACAAGCGGCAAGGTGCGCTTGCTGGATTTGGTTTTTGTGCCATTGGATTCTACAAGTACTTCTTTTCCATCCAGCCGAACCGTTGTGACCGTGTGGCAGATTTCAAGGGTGTTCTGCTCAAAGTCTACAGCAGCCCATTTCAGCCCTACAACCTCGCTGCGACGCAGACCATAAAAGGCAGTCAACATAACTGCCACCTCAATTTTACTGCCGCGCACAGCGTCGAACAGTGCGTTCATTTCATCCTTGCTGTAAAAGTTCCCGGTAAATTCGTTTTTCTTCGGGCGGTCTACCTTGTCGGCGGGGTTCACATCGATCAGGTCTGTTTTCACTGCGTATTTCAAAGCGCGGTGGATAACCGCATGATAGTGAATGACCGTATTGGGCTTCACACGCTCCAACTGTTCCTGATAAAATGCTTGGATATGAACCGCTTTCAGGTCGCCCAGCGTAACGCCGAGATTTCTAAAGTAAGGAATGATTCTGCTGTTCGACAGTTCTTTGTAGCTGGCGTAGGTTGTCAGCTTGACGGTTGACTTTGCGATTTCCAGCCATTGCACCAGATAATCCGCAAACAGCATAGCTTTGCTGGGCGGACCGTTGGGGTCAACGGGTGGCTCAAAGTCGTCTTGCAGCTCACGCATCATCGCCTCGGCGCGCCGCTTGTTGCCCTTGATGGGCAAGCCCGTGGATTGCCATTTGGTTTTGCGTTTGCCGTCATAAGTTTTGTAGGTTAATACCACATAGTAGATACCATTTTTTTCTTGCAGATGCCCTGCGACCATAAATAAATACCTCCTTCGGTTTGGGTCGCCCCCGATCTGCTGTTGACAAGAACAGCATAACGCATCGGCGCAAAACAATCAACACTGTCGATTCTCTGCTCGACAGTGTTGACCACAAATCTGAAGGTAGGTAAACAGGTGGGCTTTGGGGATGCGATACGAGCGCCCGATTTTCATCGCCGGAATTTTGCCCTCATGCAGCAGCTTGTACCCCGTTTTGGTGCTGATTCGCAGGGCATCGCACATCTGCTCGATGTTCATCACATCGGGATACTTGCGCAGCATCACACGGTAGGCATCGCGCTGGTTAAATCCTTTGCTGCTTATACAAAACACCTCTTTTTTGAAAATTTGCGGATTTAATTCCACAAGCATGGCGGTCACTTGTTGA
Protein-coding sequences here:
- a CDS encoding stage 0 sporulation family protein; this translates as MKVVSVKFKENGRAYYFDPGEFKIKEGDFVVVTTARGTECGEVVRAAHEVPGFSREVKPVLRIADAVDVRRMRQNRADVQQAYQICEQRIAAHGLKMKLVDAEYTLDRSKLVFYFTADNRVDFRELVKDLASQFHTRIELRQIGVRDESKMLGGLGLCGQPFCCSRFLKNFQPVSIKMAKEQGLSLNPAKISGSCGRLMCCLAYEQKSYEYLNSITPQVGSIVRTPDGEGTVIETNVVAGTLKVRSNVEILAPRIYKREECVYIRGGKRAPQPADPED
- a CDS encoding site-specific integrase, yielding MVAGHLQEKNGIYYVVLTYKTYDGKRKTKWQSTGLPIKGNKRRAEAMMRELQDDFEPPVDPNGPPSKAMLFADYLVQWLEIAKSTVKLTTYASYKELSNSRIIPYFRNLGVTLGDLKAVHIQAFYQEQLERVKPNTVIHYHAVIHRALKYAVKTDLIDVNPADKVDRPKKNEFTGNFYSKDEMNALFDAVRGSKIEVAVMLTAFYGLRRSEVVGLKWAAVDFEQNTLEICHTVTTVRLDGKEVLVESNGTKTKSSKRTLPLVPVFRERLLALQEEQKENRKLCGRCYNKKYADYICVDAMGNLLKPDYLSNSFQIILQNYHLRRIRFHDLRHSCASLLLANGVPMKMIQEWLGHSDFSTTANIYSHLDYASKVSSAEAMLNGLGMGSNPGNDT
- a CDS encoding cyclic-di-AMP receptor — its product is MKLITAIVNKEDSRNVCNELLKSKFYVTRLATTGGFLMAGNMTLLICTEDERVDDCINVISKCCKQRTEIVPGTATMGLGIESAMPMEVTVGGATVMVTNVERFEKL
- a CDS encoding Rhomboid family protein — protein: MNWIDKLERRYGNLGIPYLINGLMIGQLAAGLIVLLFDWKFASMISLSRISVLQGQIWRLVTFLFQPIWLGGVLGVLNLVFYFWIGNALTRVWGDFRMTLFMALGVLGAWVGCFLTGSAGPSAIFQSMLFAYTWLWPDQMVLLFGIIPFKMKYLGWFELALWAVSFVMGDFATKISLVLGLSGFLAFYGREVFDWCRDALTSWKRRRDWENRNR
- a CDS encoding helix-turn-helix domain-containing protein, with translation MGRTSTKENKNSYQLAREELGLTREKASELLETIAPERIEKIENERTVPRPDEVLTMAEKYKRPALCNYYCSRQCPIGREYVPQVSVRELSAIVLEMLASLNAMDKKKERLIEITADGQISSDEIDDFIRIRQELERISVTVETLQLWTERMLANGQIDAEAYKAKLSQP
- a CDS encoding 4Fe-4S binding protein codes for the protein MAHSVNESCVACGACVDTCPVGAITLEDKAVVNADTCIDCGACEGVCPTGAIQAE
- a CDS encoding helix-turn-helix domain-containing protein yields the protein MAATSFQQVTAMLVELNPQIFKKEVFCISSKGFNQRDAYRVMLRKYPDVMNIEQMCDALRISTKTGYKLLHEGKIPAMKIGRSYRIPKAHLFTYLQICGQHCRAENRQC
- the aroD gene encoding type I 3-dehydroquinate dehydratase; this translates as MLTLRGLTLTAAAPRIIVPLFARSLDALRPLAAAAQADPAAELVELRLDPLPAADHTAALALVRSLTDKPLIVTIRTRAEGGELALTPDAYAACCRALLACGGVDVLDIEWRACGPHRDALRSAARAAGAAALFSEHHFDGTPATEAMTAALTGMADAGADIAKLAVMPHTAADAARLLEATACAMVARPGTPLITMSMGQLGAVTRFCGGAFGSCATFGVTSGTAASAPGQPPADLLKAKLITAHL